ATTCGCCCAGGAGACGACGGTTTCGTGAAAGCGGGCATTTGCCTCGAACCAGGCGGATCCTTCGATCGACGCCAGGGGGGCGTTCAGCAGTGCCGTCTGTTCGCTTTCGAGCGCAAGCAACACGCCCATATCAAAACGGAACGTATCTTCCATCACGGCGCCACACTCGATGATGGCGCGAAAGGCATAGCTTTCATTGACCGCCTGCCTGTTGTCGAGACATTCGGCAAAGCGCCAGCCGTGCCCGTCTCGTCGCTCGGCCAGTCCCTCTGCAGAAAGGCGCATCAAGGTGCGTCGCACGACACCGCGCGAGGTCCCGAAATGGTCCAGCAGTTCCGTCTCGGAGGCTTCGCTGCCGATCAGGCCGTTTGCTCTCGCATGCATGATTTGCCGGTACAGGGTCTCCACGCTGGATGGTGGCACCAGTTCCTCCAACCGGTCATCGTCAGCCGGGATTCTCACCAGTACGAAACCACGCGTATCGGTTTGCGCCAGCAAGCCCTTTTCGACAAGGAATTGCAGCACCTGTCGAATGGGTGTTCGGGAGATACCGAATTCGCGTGCAAGAGCGGCATCCGAGATTTTGTCACCAATTGCCCACTTACCCGCACGGGCAATTGGCAGCAATTTACGCACCACTTCAATCTGCAAAGGGCTAAGGGCCCCGGTTTCAACGCTCGCAGGATCTGGGGGATCGCTTGGAATGGCCACGTGCTGACAAACCTAACTAGGAAAATGATTTATGGCTAACCATAATACAAAACGACCTGCGATCTGAAGCGATTTGTTGATTTAATGACGCATTCTTTGCCAGAAAATGCGCATCGCCGCTGCCGTCGCTTTTAAAAAATCGAGCGTGTCCGCACAGCCTCAATCTCAGGCGGTCGGAGCAGCAGTGGCCGCCCG
The sequence above is a segment of the Rhizobium sp. SSA_523 genome. Coding sequences within it:
- a CDS encoding GntR family transcriptional regulator; translation: MAIPSDPPDPASVETGALSPLQIEVVRKLLPIARAGKWAIGDKISDAALAREFGISRTPIRQVLQFLVEKGLLAQTDTRGFVLVRIPADDDRLEELVPPSSVETLYRQIMHARANGLIGSEASETELLDHFGTSRGVVRRTLMRLSAEGLAERRDGHGWRFAECLDNRQAVNESYAFRAIIECGAVMEDTFRFDMGVLLALESEQTALLNAPLASIEGSAWFEANARFHETVVSWANNRFLDQAIRRQNSLRRMTEYAEFAELNEAGVRKAARDHLAILEAIKSDDRKLASAILFRHLSRSSASGEARPARMTD